In Hahella sp. KA22, one genomic interval encodes:
- a CDS encoding LysE family translocator, with product MTEYLIFLAIVATAIASPGPAVFLAVKNGAKYGLKGASVSIAGNVTAVLLLAAVSALGLGSAILASATLFTIIKVLGGLYLVYLGVKAWRSEGALPIDADGEVSTLTYSRWELYREGFLTGVSNPKAIAFFTALFPQFIDVSKPFIQQFPPLALTFAVCSFGFLSFYAALSTRLRAYLRKEKIMNRFNKITGGVFISFGLVMAGSSR from the coding sequence ATGACGGAGTACCTGATATTCCTGGCCATTGTCGCCACTGCCATCGCCAGTCCTGGTCCAGCGGTATTTCTGGCGGTGAAAAACGGCGCCAAATACGGCCTTAAAGGCGCCAGCGTCAGCATCGCCGGCAACGTCACCGCCGTATTGCTGCTGGCGGCGGTCTCCGCCTTGGGGTTGGGCTCCGCGATACTGGCATCCGCTACTTTGTTCACCATCATCAAAGTACTGGGCGGGCTTTATCTGGTTTATCTCGGCGTCAAAGCCTGGCGCAGCGAAGGCGCGCTTCCCATTGACGCGGATGGCGAAGTCTCAACGCTGACATATAGCCGTTGGGAGCTGTATCGGGAAGGCTTTTTGACAGGCGTCAGCAACCCCAAGGCCATCGCTTTTTTCACCGCTCTGTTTCCTCAATTCATTGATGTATCCAAACCCTTTATTCAACAGTTCCCGCCCCTGGCGCTGACTTTCGCCGTGTGTTCATTCGGTTTCCTGTCTTTTTACGCCGCCTTGTCCACCCGGCTGCGCGCCTATTTGCGCAAAGAAAAAATCATGAACCGCTTCAACAAAATTACCGGCGGCGTGTTCATCAGTTTCGGCCTGGTGATGGCTGGCTCCAGCCGCTGA
- a CDS encoding DUF2461 domain-containing protein — MAEFSGFSPDFFKFFQQLQANNNKEWFEENKARFKQEVQQPLVCFIEAMAPELMKVSPYFVADPRLNGGSIFRIYRDTRFSKDKTPYKTHAAAQFRHQQYKNVHTPGFYVHLATDEIFFGGGIWMPESQELLKIRERIRDKPSAWEKVLADKKLKKVHGGVTGDGLTRPPKGFDADAPHIEDIKRKSFFAMTQCPVDAAMEKDFHKQVAAGFAAAGPLVEFLCGAMNVQF, encoded by the coding sequence ATGGCGGAATTTTCTGGATTTTCACCGGACTTTTTTAAGTTTTTTCAGCAGTTGCAGGCAAATAACAACAAGGAATGGTTTGAAGAGAACAAAGCGCGGTTCAAACAAGAGGTGCAGCAACCTCTAGTGTGCTTTATTGAAGCCATGGCGCCGGAGTTGATGAAAGTCTCTCCCTATTTCGTAGCGGACCCGCGATTAAACGGCGGCTCGATCTTTCGCATCTACCGGGACACCCGTTTCTCCAAAGACAAGACGCCCTACAAAACCCACGCCGCCGCGCAGTTCCGGCATCAACAATACAAGAATGTGCATACGCCCGGTTTTTATGTGCATCTGGCGACGGACGAAATTTTCTTTGGCGGCGGTATCTGGATGCCGGAGTCGCAAGAGCTATTGAAGATTCGTGAGCGTATTCGCGATAAGCCGAGCGCCTGGGAGAAGGTGTTGGCGGATAAAAAACTGAAAAAAGTGCATGGCGGCGTAACCGGAGATGGACTCACGCGGCCGCCGAAAGGTTTTGACGCCGACGCACCCCATATTGAAGACATCAAGCGCAAGAGCTTTTTCGCCATGACGCAATGCCCTGTGGATGCGGCCATGGAGAAAGACTTCCATAAACAGGTCGCCGCCGGTTTTGCGGCGGCGGGACCTTTGGTGGAGTTTTTGTGCGGCGCGATGAACGTACAGTTCTAA
- a CDS encoding PhoX family phosphatase gives MTVQHPQYGWEIKDSDDIPSSPEQGRSFFDILQARTSRRGVLRGFAAGAAASGVSLTGCSAIMAGSDKGELTFTELPHGQDETFHVAPGYEHDVLISWGDKVLADAPAFDPRNQSAQAQAKQFGYNNDFVGFLSLPLGSDNSDHGLLAVNHEYTISELMFPGSPKTDQMSKAQADIDMMAHGLSIIEIKKTDGKWAVVQGSKYNRRITPVTEMRMTGPAAGSDRLRTAISQDGVRTLGTYGNCAGGVTPWGTVLTAEENVQNYFKGDPAKTKEAENYKRFGLSGEHEYAWANYYDRWNLAKSPNEPLHVGWVVEIDPFDPDSKPQKRTALGRCKHEGCNVFVNKDNHVVAYTGDDQRFEYVYKFVSKNKYDPSNRAANMRLLEEGTLYVAEFTDGGLVTWRPLVFGQGPLTAANGFRNQGDVMIDMRKAADLLGATRMDRPEDVEVNPRTGSVFVMLTNNSKRKDGDTNAANPRAKNQSGHIIEMTPPDGDHTADRFMWDMFIIAGNPQTEGAKYHPDISANGWFADPDNCAFDNHGNLWIATDGAYKDGVADGVWACAVSGEARALTKHFLRTPLQAELCGPFFTPDNQSFFCSVQHPGEEGTYDQPTTRWPDFRNDLPPRPSVVAINKSGGGRIGS, from the coding sequence ATGACTGTACAACATCCTCAATATGGTTGGGAAATAAAAGACTCTGATGACATTCCCTCCAGTCCTGAGCAGGGTCGGAGTTTCTTTGACATCCTGCAGGCGCGGACTTCCCGTCGTGGCGTTTTGCGTGGTTTCGCTGCTGGGGCGGCGGCTTCAGGCGTTTCTCTGACTGGTTGCAGTGCAATCATGGCCGGCTCGGACAAGGGTGAACTGACTTTCACTGAGCTGCCTCATGGACAGGACGAAACATTCCACGTGGCGCCCGGTTATGAACACGATGTCCTGATTAGCTGGGGCGATAAAGTGTTAGCGGATGCACCGGCGTTTGATCCTCGTAACCAGAGCGCGCAAGCGCAAGCCAAACAGTTTGGCTACAACAACGATTTCGTTGGATTCCTGTCATTGCCGTTGGGTTCCGACAATTCGGATCACGGCCTGCTGGCTGTGAACCACGAATACACAATTTCCGAGCTGATGTTCCCAGGTTCGCCGAAGACGGATCAGATGAGCAAGGCGCAGGCGGATATCGATATGATGGCGCACGGCCTCAGCATCATCGAAATCAAGAAGACCGATGGCAAATGGGCGGTGGTTCAAGGCTCAAAATACAACCGTCGCATTACTCCGGTAACGGAAATGCGCATGACGGGTCCCGCCGCCGGCAGTGACCGTTTGCGCACCGCGATTTCTCAGGACGGAGTAAGAACCCTGGGCACCTACGGCAACTGTGCGGGCGGCGTCACGCCCTGGGGTACCGTATTAACAGCTGAAGAAAATGTGCAGAACTACTTCAAAGGCGATCCCGCCAAAACCAAAGAAGCGGAAAACTACAAGCGCTTCGGTTTATCTGGCGAACACGAATACGCCTGGGCCAACTATTATGATCGCTGGAATCTGGCGAAAAGCCCCAACGAGCCCTTGCATGTAGGCTGGGTGGTGGAGATTGATCCGTTTGATCCCGATTCCAAGCCGCAAAAGCGCACTGCCCTGGGTCGTTGCAAGCACGAGGGGTGTAACGTCTTCGTCAACAAGGATAACCACGTGGTGGCCTACACTGGCGACGATCAGCGCTTCGAGTATGTCTACAAATTTGTCAGCAAGAACAAATACGACCCCAGCAACCGCGCCGCCAATATGCGCCTGCTGGAGGAAGGAACGCTATACGTGGCGGAGTTCACTGACGGCGGTCTGGTGACCTGGCGTCCGCTGGTGTTCGGCCAGGGCCCGCTGACCGCGGCCAACGGCTTCCGCAATCAGGGCGATGTCATGATTGATATGCGTAAGGCGGCGGATCTGCTTGGCGCCACCCGCATGGATCGTCCCGAAGATGTGGAAGTGAATCCGCGCACGGGCTCAGTGTTCGTCATGCTGACCAATAACAGCAAGCGTAAGGATGGCGACACCAACGCCGCCAACCCCCGCGCCAAAAACCAGTCCGGCCATATTATCGAAATGACGCCGCCAGATGGCGACCACACGGCGGATCGCTTTATGTGGGACATGTTCATTATCGCCGGCAATCCGCAGACGGAAGGCGCTAAATATCACCCGGATATTTCCGCCAACGGCTGGTTCGCCGACCCGGACAACTGCGCTTTCGATAATCACGGCAATCTCTGGATCGCCACTGACGGCGCATACAAAGACGGCGTCGCCGATGGCGTGTGGGCCTGTGCGGTATCCGGCGAAGCGCGTGCGTTGACCAAGCACTTCCTGCGCACGCCCTTACAGGCGGAGTTGTGCGGACCCTTCTTCACCCCGGACAACCAGTCTTTCTTCTGCTCGGTGCAACACCCCGGCGAAGAAGGTACTTACGATCAGCCCACTACACGCTGGCCTGACTTCCGCAACGACTTGCCGCCGCGTCCTTCCGTAGTGGCGATCAATAAGTCCGGCGGCGGCCGCATCGGTAGCTGA
- a CDS encoding endonuclease — MNKNVWMILLGAMGQMICPSSHGELLISEVLYDAPDNDASQEWVEIFNPSCQNVNLADYSLQDNGGAYPLSGVIAAGAYVSVAKNAAGFQGLFGMNPTLSGMSLSLGNSGDFVKLMKGAQEVDMVAWEGAVSQWYLNAQNVSLMRFASDDTDTQQDWAVAATAGAPGVGDLDAGCGGSDQGPGDDSPTNDTLVNGVAKTELAGAAGSQTFYVGSVPSGAVNLRFEQSGGKGDADLFVRFGAAPTTSVYDCRPYEGGNNETCEFKGPAAGDYHVMVSGYSDYSGLSLRMSYSADSGGDDGNDDVDGYYSSAIGKTGAALKSALNGILRNHTAMSYSQVWDALKYTDEDPDDSSHVMLLYSGRSIDKDDNAGQSNSGDAWNREHVWPKSHGFSNSSQYAHTDIHHLRPADVSINSERGNKDFDLGGSAISEAPENKTDADSFEPRDAVKGDVARMIFYMDVRYEGGDDSGTPNLELVNYSGTGTKDPKLGKLCQLLQWHIQDPVDAWEKRRNQRIYERQGNRNPFIDNPGWAQEIYAASCQ; from the coding sequence ATGAATAAGAACGTATGGATGATCCTGCTGGGGGCGATGGGGCAAATGATCTGCCCGTCTTCTCATGGGGAATTGTTGATCAGTGAAGTGTTGTACGACGCGCCTGATAATGATGCGTCGCAAGAGTGGGTGGAGATATTCAATCCGTCCTGCCAGAACGTCAATCTGGCGGACTACAGTTTGCAGGACAACGGCGGCGCTTATCCGTTGAGTGGCGTGATCGCCGCCGGCGCCTACGTCAGCGTGGCGAAAAACGCCGCTGGGTTCCAGGGCCTGTTCGGGATGAATCCGACGCTTTCCGGGATGTCTCTGAGCCTCGGTAATTCCGGAGATTTCGTCAAACTGATGAAAGGCGCCCAGGAAGTGGACATGGTGGCGTGGGAAGGGGCGGTGTCTCAGTGGTATTTGAATGCGCAGAATGTGTCTCTGATGCGTTTCGCCAGCGATGATACGGACACCCAACAGGACTGGGCCGTCGCCGCTACAGCAGGCGCGCCGGGCGTGGGCGATCTTGACGCCGGATGCGGTGGGTCTGATCAAGGACCCGGCGACGACTCGCCGACCAATGACACTCTCGTCAACGGCGTCGCCAAGACTGAATTGGCAGGCGCGGCGGGCTCGCAAACTTTCTATGTCGGCAGCGTCCCCTCCGGCGCGGTCAATCTCAGGTTCGAACAGTCCGGCGGTAAAGGCGATGCGGATTTGTTCGTGCGTTTCGGCGCGGCGCCGACAACCTCCGTTTATGACTGTCGCCCCTACGAGGGGGGCAACAACGAAACCTGCGAATTTAAGGGGCCCGCCGCAGGGGATTATCACGTCATGGTGAGCGGCTACAGCGATTACAGCGGGCTCAGCCTGCGTATGAGCTACAGCGCCGACAGCGGTGGCGATGACGGAAACGATGACGTGGACGGTTATTACTCTTCCGCCATCGGGAAAACCGGGGCGGCGCTGAAATCCGCGCTCAATGGGATTTTGCGTAACCATACGGCGATGAGTTATTCCCAGGTTTGGGACGCCCTCAAGTACACCGATGAAGATCCTGACGACAGCAGCCATGTCATGCTGTTGTATTCCGGCCGCTCCATCGACAAGGATGACAATGCCGGTCAATCCAATTCCGGCGACGCCTGGAACCGGGAGCACGTATGGCCCAAGAGTCATGGTTTCAGCAACAGTAGCCAATACGCGCACACGGACATCCATCACCTGCGGCCGGCGGATGTTTCCATCAACAGCGAACGCGGCAATAAAGATTTCGACTTGGGAGGCAGCGCGATCAGCGAAGCCCCGGAGAACAAGACCGACGCCGACAGCTTTGAGCCCAGAGATGCTGTAAAAGGCGATGTGGCGCGCATGATTTTCTATATGGACGTACGTTATGAAGGCGGCGATGACAGCGGTACGCCCAACCTGGAACTCGTCAACTATTCCGGTACGGGGACCAAGGACCCTAAACTGGGCAAGCTATGCCAGCTGTTGCAATGGCATATCCAGGACCCGGTGGACGCTTGGGAGAAACGCCGCAACCAGCGTATTTATGAACGCCAGGGCAACCGCAATCCGTTCATTGATAACCCGGGATGGGCGCAGGAAATCTACGCGGCTTCTTGCCAGTAA
- a CDS encoding fatty acid desaturase family protein, translated as MKLDSYLTRQEQQELRQGSNFRGMMGFVTTWGLIVGVSALFALYPNVFTLILALVVLANRQLALGILLHDCSHRSWFRSQWLNDQLGHWLAGAPVLVPLPFYRKYHFIHHVKTGTDEDPDVGNIRSYPVTKTSMRRKIFRDFTGQSGLKNALALLLYVNTGRPGNAVSMGVQTRHAEKAEVRRTTLRNFSHLLLVHGGFLGLCVGLGHWEVYLLWWVAYIFTYPFIIRVRQVAEHGAMPALSSDDVRDTTRTTLARWWERLLFAPHYVNYHCEHHALPTVPGYNLPRMHQMLRERGFYQDKPEALVVGYPEIIRKAASA; from the coding sequence ATGAAACTCGACAGCTATCTCACCAGACAAGAACAACAAGAATTAAGGCAGGGCTCCAATTTTCGGGGCATGATGGGCTTCGTGACTACTTGGGGGCTGATCGTCGGTGTGAGCGCGCTTTTTGCTCTCTATCCTAATGTTTTCACTCTGATTCTGGCGCTTGTCGTGCTCGCCAACCGGCAATTGGCGCTGGGCATTCTGCTGCATGATTGTTCCCACCGCTCCTGGTTCCGCAGCCAGTGGCTGAATGATCAGTTGGGGCATTGGCTGGCTGGCGCCCCGGTGCTGGTTCCGTTGCCTTTTTATCGCAAATATCACTTTATCCATCACGTTAAAACCGGAACGGACGAAGATCCGGACGTGGGCAATATCCGCAGCTACCCAGTCACTAAAACCAGTATGCGACGCAAGATATTCCGTGACTTCACCGGACAGTCCGGGCTGAAGAATGCCCTCGCGCTCTTGCTGTATGTGAATACCGGCAGACCTGGCAACGCCGTATCCATGGGTGTGCAAACGCGACACGCGGAGAAGGCGGAGGTGCGTCGCACCACGCTGCGTAACTTCAGTCATCTGCTGTTGGTGCACGGCGGCTTTTTAGGGCTGTGTGTGGGGCTGGGCCATTGGGAAGTTTATCTGCTGTGGTGGGTCGCCTATATCTTTACGTATCCTTTTATCATCCGCGTGCGTCAGGTCGCTGAGCATGGGGCCATGCCGGCGTTGTCCTCCGATGACGTGCGCGACACCACGCGCACCACTCTGGCGCGTTGGTGGGAACGTCTATTGTTTGCGCCGCATTATGTGAATTATCACTGCGAGCATCATGCGTTGCCCACTGTCCCTGGTTATAACCTGCCTCGCATGCATCAGATGCTGCGCGAGCGCGGCTTTTATCAGGATAAGCCCGAAGCCTTGGTTGTCGGCTATCCAGAGATCATCCGTAAAGCCGCATCCGCCTAA
- a CDS encoding pyridoxine 5'-phosphate synthase, which translates to MKTVLSVNLNKIALIRNSRGRDYPSVKAFGRRALQAGAGGVTIHPRPDQRHARYSDIADLSELVKEFGEAELNIEGYPEEELIEYVLRYKPHQFTLVPDKPDQITSDHGWDLRQDNAFVTDIVNRVQAAGVRVSLFMDPDEDQIKLAHATGAKRIELYTEEYAHAYGSPQFEAVAAKYLACAQYAVSLGLTVNAGHDLNLENLAPLVAQGTIAEVSIGHALTVEALEMGFDQVIQKYVDILS; encoded by the coding sequence ATGAAGACCGTTCTCAGCGTAAACCTCAACAAGATCGCCCTGATCCGCAATTCCAGAGGGCGTGATTATCCCAGCGTGAAGGCGTTCGGACGCCGCGCGTTGCAGGCAGGCGCCGGTGGGGTCACCATTCATCCACGACCGGATCAACGTCACGCCCGTTACAGCGATATCGCTGACCTGAGCGAGCTGGTGAAGGAATTCGGAGAAGCCGAACTGAACATCGAAGGTTACCCGGAAGAAGAACTGATTGAGTATGTGCTGCGCTACAAACCGCATCAATTTACCCTGGTCCCGGACAAGCCTGATCAAATCACTTCCGATCACGGCTGGGATCTGCGCCAGGACAATGCGTTTGTCACGGATATCGTCAACAGAGTGCAGGCGGCCGGCGTGCGCGTCAGCCTGTTCATGGACCCTGACGAAGACCAGATCAAACTGGCCCACGCCACCGGCGCCAAGCGCATTGAGCTATACACAGAAGAATACGCCCACGCTTATGGCTCGCCGCAATTCGAAGCCGTCGCCGCAAAGTATCTGGCCTGCGCTCAGTACGCCGTTTCACTGGGCCTGACGGTCAACGCCGGACATGACCTTAATCTGGAAAATCTGGCGCCGCTGGTGGCGCAAGGGACGATCGCGGAGGTATCCATCGGTCACGCGTTAACGGTGGAAGCCCTGGAAATGGGCTTTGATCAGGTTATTCAGAAATACGTCGACATTCTTTCCTAA
- a CDS encoding SDR family oxidoreductase, producing the protein MELGLQDKTVMVAAASSGLGFAIAMECARQGARLSIMSRSQEGIDAAAEKIRAVTSAKVLAMSVDARDASAISAWAQRTTDELGDPQGLVVNAGGPPAGQFDDFDDAAWSDAFELTLMSSVRMVRAVLPAMRGQGQGSILSITSSSVKEPIDMLLLSNVMRSGVTSLMKSLSRSLASEGIRVNNLIPGRIDTPRVQSLDATAAAKKGVSVEQQRDASASSIPMGRYGSPEEFANAAVFLLSDAASYITGASLVVDGGTMKTLF; encoded by the coding sequence ATGGAATTGGGTTTGCAGGATAAGACCGTCATGGTGGCCGCCGCCAGCTCCGGCCTGGGCTTCGCTATCGCCATGGAGTGCGCGCGTCAGGGCGCCCGCTTATCTATTATGAGCCGATCACAGGAAGGCATTGACGCAGCGGCGGAAAAAATCCGCGCCGTCACCAGCGCAAAAGTGCTGGCGATGTCCGTAGACGCCAGAGATGCCTCCGCTATCAGCGCCTGGGCGCAACGCACCACCGATGAACTGGGAGACCCACAGGGGTTGGTGGTAAACGCCGGCGGCCCACCGGCGGGGCAATTCGACGATTTTGACGACGCCGCCTGGAGCGACGCCTTTGAACTGACTCTAATGAGCAGCGTGCGCATGGTGCGCGCGGTTCTGCCCGCCATGCGCGGACAGGGCCAAGGCAGCATTCTCAGCATCACCTCATCTTCGGTGAAAGAGCCCATCGACATGCTGTTGTTGTCCAACGTCATGCGCTCCGGGGTGACCAGCCTGATGAAAAGTTTATCCCGTAGCCTCGCGAGCGAAGGCATTCGCGTCAATAATCTGATTCCCGGCCGCATCGATACGCCTCGGGTGCAATCCCTGGACGCCACCGCCGCGGCGAAAAAAGGGGTTTCCGTAGAACAGCAACGTGACGCCTCCGCATCCAGCATTCCCATGGGTCGCTACGGCAGCCCGGAGGAATTCGCCAATGCAGCGGTATTTCTGCTATCCGACGCCGCCAGCTACATTACCGGGGCGTCATTGGTGGTGGACGGTGGAACTATGAAGACGCTGTTCTAG
- a CDS encoding RNA 2'-phosphotransferase, with product MDKALKSKSKFLSLVLRHQPELIRLPLDANGWADIEVLLAGAARQGVNISFQDVLEIVATNDKQRFALSEDKRRIRASQGHSIDVDLQLTPVAPPEVLFHGSATRFADAILAAGLQPGQRRHVHLSADVETAHKVGSRHGKPVIFRIDAKALAQAGHAFYLSANQVWLTDAVPPQYLSPLTPSQQG from the coding sequence ATGGATAAAGCGCTGAAGTCGAAAAGCAAATTCCTTAGCCTGGTGTTGCGGCATCAGCCTGAGCTGATCCGGCTCCCTCTGGACGCCAACGGCTGGGCCGATATCGAGGTGTTACTGGCGGGCGCAGCCCGTCAGGGCGTGAATATCAGTTTTCAGGATGTGCTGGAGATTGTCGCCACCAATGACAAACAGCGCTTCGCCCTGTCCGAAGACAAACGACGCATTCGCGCCAGTCAGGGGCATTCCATTGACGTGGATTTGCAGTTGACGCCCGTGGCGCCGCCGGAGGTGTTATTTCACGGCTCCGCCACGCGATTCGCGGACGCTATCCTGGCGGCGGGATTGCAGCCCGGCCAGCGTCGTCATGTGCATTTGAGCGCGGACGTGGAGACCGCACACAAGGTGGGAAGCCGACACGGCAAACCTGTGATTTTTCGCATCGACGCCAAAGCATTGGCTCAAGCGGGACATGCGTTCTACCTCTCCGCCAACCAAGTCTGGCTTACCGACGCCGTGCCGCCGCAGTATCTGAGCCCGCTCACCCCCTCACAGCAAGGCTAA
- a CDS encoding dienelactone hydrolase family protein — translation MEQKFIQLYDEYTHSTMSRRTFIDRLTRLAGGTTAAMALLPLLENNYARADTIAKDDARIISEYVEYPGGESVIRAYLAKPKDTSAPLPGVVIIHENKGLHPHIEDVARRAALAGFIALAPDGLSPLGGTPDDQDKARGMIAQLDGEKTRVDFEAAVTYVTKREDCNGKVGCVGFCWGGAMANQLAAHSQDLAAAVAFYGRQVNAADAARIKIPLQLHYAGLDDRINQGIPDYREALDASGARYELHMYEGVNHAFHNDANAARYDAKAAQLAWERTVAFLKQALV, via the coding sequence ATGGAACAAAAGTTCATCCAGCTTTACGACGAATACACACACTCCACCATGAGTCGCAGAACCTTCATTGACCGCCTGACCAGACTGGCCGGCGGGACCACTGCGGCGATGGCGCTTCTGCCCCTGCTGGAAAACAACTACGCACGAGCGGATACCATCGCCAAAGACGACGCGCGCATTATCAGCGAATATGTCGAATACCCAGGCGGCGAAAGCGTCATCCGCGCTTATCTCGCCAAACCCAAAGACACATCCGCACCGCTGCCAGGCGTAGTGATCATCCATGAGAATAAAGGACTGCACCCACACATTGAAGATGTGGCGAGACGGGCGGCGCTGGCGGGCTTCATAGCCCTTGCTCCGGATGGGTTGTCTCCTCTGGGAGGCACGCCGGACGATCAGGACAAAGCCCGCGGTATGATCGCGCAACTGGATGGAGAAAAAACCCGCGTGGATTTTGAGGCGGCGGTAACTTATGTCACAAAACGCGAGGACTGCAACGGCAAAGTGGGTTGCGTCGGGTTCTGCTGGGGCGGCGCCATGGCCAACCAGCTGGCGGCTCATTCTCAAGATCTCGCCGCCGCCGTGGCCTTTTATGGCAGGCAGGTAAACGCCGCTGACGCCGCCAGGATCAAAATCCCGCTGCAACTGCATTATGCAGGTTTGGATGACCGCATTAACCAGGGCATCCCCGACTATCGTGAAGCCCTGGACGCCTCAGGCGCGCGCTATGAGCTGCACATGTACGAAGGCGTCAATCACGCTTTTCATAATGACGCCAACGCCGCGCGCTATGATGCGAAAGCCGCTCAGTTAGCCTGGGAGCGCACCGTCGCCTTCCTTAAACAAGCATTGGTCTGA